One genomic segment of uncultured Desulfobacter sp. includes these proteins:
- a CDS encoding Rossmann-like and DUF2520 domain-containing protein: protein MNTNKNIIMNTPKRRFSVIGCGRVGICLAAFLFKKEYQPAGFFSRSKTSAQAARTAAGCGTVFDTAAECARAGDIVFITTPDGLIESICGDLAQQNALGPETMVFHLSGAHSSEILAQAKQAGAVVGSIHPLQSFTLYEPGQASPFEGINISVEGDPDALSQGKDIAAALGAQAFAIPTESKTLYHASAVVASNYLVTLVRFALTLLMETGLREDVAFEILSPLIQGTLSNIGSKGCTRALTGPVVRGDHETVSRHLADIDEKIPEFSILYRLLGAHTLDIAKAGEGLPEEAEQILSKLFEM from the coding sequence ATGAATACAAATAAAAATATAATTATGAATACGCCCAAACGTAGATTTTCCGTGATCGGCTGTGGACGGGTGGGGATCTGTTTAGCCGCATTCCTCTTTAAAAAAGAGTATCAACCTGCAGGTTTTTTCAGCAGGAGCAAGACTTCGGCCCAGGCCGCCAGAACAGCAGCCGGGTGCGGCACGGTGTTTGATACGGCTGCTGAGTGTGCCCGGGCCGGGGACATCGTTTTTATCACCACTCCTGACGGCTTAATAGAGAGTATTTGTGGCGATCTTGCCCAACAAAATGCCCTGGGACCGGAAACCATGGTTTTTCACCTGTCAGGCGCCCATTCTTCAGAAATTCTTGCCCAGGCAAAGCAGGCCGGGGCAGTTGTGGGCTCCATTCATCCCTTGCAGTCCTTTACCCTTTATGAGCCGGGGCAGGCAAGTCCCTTTGAAGGAATCAATATTTCTGTTGAAGGGGACCCCGATGCCCTTTCCCAGGGCAAGGACATTGCTGCAGCCCTTGGTGCTCAGGCCTTTGCCATCCCAACGGAATCCAAAACCCTTTACCATGCCTCGGCTGTGGTTGCCTCCAACTACCTTGTGACCCTGGTGCGGTTTGCCCTGACCCTTTTAATGGAAACAGGACTTCGGGAAGATGTGGCATTTGAAATTTTGTCGCCCTTGATCCAGGGCACTCTTTCTAATATCGGCTCCAAGGGCTGCACCCGCGCCCTGACAGGCCCTGTGGTCCGGGGGGATCATGAAACAGTATCCCGGCACCTGGCTGACATTGACGAAAAAATACCCGAATTTTCAATCCTTTACCGTCTGCTGGGCGCCCATACCCTGGATATTGCCAAAGCCGGGGAAGGACTGCCTGAAGAAGCGGAACAAATACTATCCAAACTTTTTGAAATGTAA
- a CDS encoding insulinase family protein, which translates to MNKTASFTPGQTICGYKIQQVSPLPAINAHLIQLVHEKTKAVHIHIANKDKENTFGVFFRTVPTDSTGVAHILEHTVLCGSEKYKVRDPFFSMLKRSLSTFMNAFTASDWTMYPFSTQNKKDYYNLMDVYLDAAFFPDIDHLSFKQEGHRLELEPGENGEPELVYKGVVYNEMKGAMSSPGQVMSRALLKGLYPDTTYANNSGGEPADIPKLTHEDLKAFHAKYYHPSNSYFYTYGDLPLEESLSFIEKKVLSRFDFLEMDTRVPSQPRWQAPKTMTQAYSYSDTDNIAAKYQGCVAWLTPDIADDFEVLVMAVLEQILLGNSASPLRKALIDSALGSALCDGTGFDSDNRDTMFACGLKDIEVSAVPEVEKIIFNTLETLADKGIDQHLIDSAIHQIEFSRKEITNTPYPYGIKLLVGIAPIIVHEGDPVTAINIDNDLKRLQEELAKGPFLEDRIRRYFLDNPHRLLFTLAPDKDIEARQAENVRHELQKIRKSLGEAELAQINEDAKALKKRQETEENLDVLPTLALEDVPPEIEIVHPDTIKGITCATAFDKATSGILYFTCPVGAGNIAPDLFPMVPFFARAFTNAGTKSSSYVQMAERMDLYTGGISMSPFSGTHFDNKGDGHCFLALQGKALDRNIDYLFDMVDEYINESGFKDHDRLKSLILQYQAGLEASIVGSGHRYAITLSARHLSTAASINEMWHGIAQYTRIKDLTARVNNEKTGAQALVELEKDLSAIASAIMRKDNFKPAVIGSASSMVQADKRIENIYENLPNGSSQAFYTPQIETDTLQPYDGWMTNTAVSFVGQSFKAVRISHEDAPALSVIAKLLRSLFLHREIREKGGAYGGFALYNMEEGIFSFGSYRDPHIKRTLDVYADACDFITQGQFTGTDVKEAILQVCSDIDKPETPAPSAMKAFYRQITKLSDEIRKGFKDALLGLDKQKVAETAGRYFFRDDAAKGISVISSKPLLDQANQELEAEGRAPLTLYKI; encoded by the coding sequence ATGAATAAGACTGCATCATTTACACCCGGGCAGACCATCTGCGGCTACAAAATTCAACAGGTATCGCCCCTGCCTGCAATTAATGCCCATCTCATTCAACTGGTTCACGAAAAGACAAAAGCTGTCCACATCCATATTGCCAATAAAGATAAGGAAAATACGTTTGGGGTATTTTTCAGAACCGTACCCACGGATTCCACAGGGGTTGCCCATATTCTTGAGCATACCGTGCTGTGCGGGTCCGAAAAATACAAGGTCCGGGATCCTTTTTTTTCCATGCTCAAACGAAGCCTGTCTACCTTCATGAATGCCTTCACCGCATCAGACTGGACTATGTATCCTTTTTCTACCCAGAATAAAAAAGATTATTACAACCTGATGGATGTTTATCTGGATGCGGCGTTTTTTCCGGATATTGATCACTTAAGCTTCAAGCAGGAAGGCCATCGGCTTGAATTGGAACCAGGGGAAAACGGGGAACCTGAACTGGTGTATAAAGGGGTGGTTTACAATGAAATGAAAGGTGCCATGTCTTCCCCTGGCCAGGTCATGTCCCGGGCGCTGCTTAAAGGGCTTTACCCGGACACCACCTATGCCAATAACTCAGGCGGCGAACCCGCAGACATTCCAAAACTCACCCACGAGGATCTTAAGGCATTTCACGCAAAGTATTATCATCCGTCCAACAGTTATTTTTATACTTATGGGGATTTGCCCCTGGAAGAGAGCTTAAGCTTTATTGAAAAAAAGGTACTCTCCAGGTTTGATTTTCTTGAAATGGACACCCGGGTGCCTTCCCAGCCCCGGTGGCAGGCTCCTAAAACCATGACCCAGGCATATAGCTACTCAGACACCGATAATATCGCTGCTAAATATCAGGGGTGTGTGGCTTGGCTGACGCCTGATATCGCGGATGATTTTGAAGTGCTGGTTATGGCCGTGCTTGAACAGATTCTCCTTGGAAATTCCGCATCTCCCTTGAGAAAAGCACTCATTGACAGCGCCCTGGGTTCTGCCCTGTGCGATGGTACAGGGTTTGATTCAGATAACCGGGACACCATGTTTGCCTGCGGGCTGAAAGATATTGAAGTCTCTGCGGTTCCCGAAGTGGAAAAAATTATTTTTAATACCCTTGAAACTCTTGCCGACAAAGGAATTGATCAACATTTAATAGATTCTGCCATCCATCAGATCGAATTTTCCCGCAAGGAGATCACCAATACACCATACCCGTATGGTATAAAACTGCTTGTGGGTATTGCTCCAATCATTGTTCATGAAGGTGATCCCGTAACCGCCATCAATATTGACAATGATTTAAAGAGATTGCAGGAAGAGCTGGCCAAAGGTCCTTTCCTGGAAGACCGAATTCGCCGGTATTTTCTGGATAATCCTCACAGGTTGCTGTTTACCCTTGCCCCGGATAAAGATATTGAAGCCCGCCAGGCCGAAAATGTACGACATGAACTTCAGAAAATACGAAAATCCCTGGGTGAAGCAGAACTGGCGCAAATCAATGAGGATGCAAAAGCCCTGAAAAAACGCCAGGAAACAGAAGAAAACCTGGATGTTTTGCCCACTCTGGCCCTTGAAGACGTGCCGCCTGAGATTGAAATAGTTCACCCTGACACCATCAAGGGCATTACCTGCGCCACCGCCTTTGACAAGGCCACTTCGGGCATCCTCTACTTTACCTGCCCGGTAGGTGCCGGAAACATTGCGCCGGATCTTTTTCCCATGGTGCCGTTTTTTGCACGGGCCTTTACGAATGCAGGTACAAAAAGTTCTTCATATGTACAGATGGCCGAACGTATGGACCTTTATACCGGCGGCATTTCCATGTCTCCTTTTTCCGGCACTCACTTTGATAATAAGGGTGACGGCCACTGCTTTCTGGCGTTACAGGGAAAAGCTTTGGACCGGAATATTGACTATCTTTTTGATATGGTGGATGAATATATTAATGAGAGTGGATTCAAAGACCATGATCGGCTCAAAAGCCTTATTTTACAATATCAGGCAGGTCTTGAAGCCTCCATTGTCGGGTCCGGTCACAGGTATGCCATAACCCTCTCTGCCCGCCATTTGTCAACGGCTGCCAGTATCAATGAAATGTGGCATGGCATCGCCCAGTACACCCGGATCAAGGATCTTACCGCCAGGGTGAATAATGAGAAAACAGGCGCCCAGGCCCTGGTTGAACTGGAGAAAGACCTTTCTGCCATAGCTTCCGCCATCATGAGAAAAGATAATTTTAAACCTGCTGTTATCGGGTCTGCTTCGTCCATGGTCCAGGCAGATAAACGTATTGAAAACATTTACGAAAACCTGCCCAACGGCAGCAGCCAGGCCTTTTATACACCACAGATAGAAACAGATACCCTGCAGCCCTACGATGGTTGGATGACAAATACAGCTGTCTCCTTTGTGGGACAGTCCTTTAAAGCGGTGCGCATCTCCCATGAAGACGCACCAGCCTTGTCCGTTATTGCCAAGCTTTTGCGTTCCCTGTTTTTGCACCGGGAAATCAGGGAAAAGGGCGGGGCATACGGCGGATTTGCCTTGTACAATATGGAAGAGGGTATTTTTTCATTTGGCTCCTACCGTGACCCCCATATCAAACGGACCCTGGATGTTTACGCAGATGCCTGTGATTTTATCACCCAGGGACAGTTCACCGGGACAGACGTAAAAGAAGCCATCCTTCAGGTCTGTTCGGACATTGATAAGCCGGAAACACCGGCACCTTCTGCCATGAAAGCTTTTTATCGTCAAATAACCAAGTTATCCGATGAAATTCGTAAGGGGTTCAAGGATGCGCTGCTGGGATTAGACAAGCAAAAAGTTGCGGAAACGGCAGGTCGGTATTTTTTCCGGGATGACGCTGCCAAGGGTATTTCCGTTATTTCCTCAAAACCGCTGCTGGATCAGGCCAACCAGGAACTTGAAGCAGAAGGGCGTGCGCCGTTGACTCTTTATAAAATATAG
- a CDS encoding TetR/AcrR family transcriptional regulator, which yields MTGKEKPDPPGRIKIMASFSKLMQEKDFSSITTAQIAKNAGVTEGLIYKYFKDKKDLLYQVLDAHFQEFHEKIKSRIAQATSSIAKLDLIILASLEEYLENRLLSKILLLEVRNSQAFFNSGAYEMVTIYARTILKIIREGIASGEIAADTNPYLLRKVIIGAIEHACLGEVIFGKPLDIEKTASGISHIIFNGVKA from the coding sequence ATGACCGGTAAAGAAAAACCAGATCCCCCCGGACGGATAAAAATCATGGCATCCTTTTCCAAACTGATGCAGGAAAAGGATTTTAGCTCCATTACTACGGCCCAAATTGCCAAAAATGCCGGAGTCACCGAAGGACTGATTTATAAATATTTTAAAGATAAAAAAGATCTACTTTACCAGGTACTTGACGCCCATTTCCAGGAATTTCATGAAAAAATAAAAAGCAGAATAGCCCAGGCCACATCCAGTATTGCAAAACTTGACCTGATTATTCTTGCCAGCCTTGAAGAGTATTTGGAAAACCGCCTGCTGTCTAAAATTCTGCTGCTTGAAGTCAGAAATTCCCAGGCTTTTTTCAATTCAGGCGCCTATGAAATGGTAACCATTTATGCACGCACCATCCTTAAAATAATTAGGGAAGGCATTGCCTCAGGTGAAATCGCAGCCGATACAAATCCCTATCTTTTACGAAAAGTTATTATAGGGGCCATTGAACATGCCTGTCTCGGGGAGGTTATTTTCGGTAAACCCCTGGATATAGAAAAAACGGCTTCCGGTATTTCACACATCATTTTTAACGGAGTGAAAGCATGA
- the panB gene encoding 3-methyl-2-oxobutanoate hydroxymethyltransferase, with the protein MSKKITTSSLMKMKQEGKKITALTAYDYPFAAMVDRAGIDLILVGDSVAMAVQGWDTTLPVTMDEMIYHTKLVTRACTRSLVVGDMPFMSYQSGLDKAVENAGRFLKEADATAVKLEGGAAVCPAISAMVKAGIPVQAHIGLTPQSVHQMGGFKVQRDEERLLKDAKDVEAAGAFSVVLEGIPSAIAEKITQALSIPTIGIGAGPFCDGQILVFHDMLGINDGFMPKFVKKYVDIAALAAQGLNEYIKEVQDGSFPAKEHEYK; encoded by the coding sequence ATGAGCAAAAAAATTACCACTTCCAGCCTGATGAAGATGAAACAGGAAGGAAAAAAAATAACCGCCCTCACCGCCTATGACTATCCCTTTGCCGCCATGGTGGACCGTGCCGGAATCGACCTCATCCTTGTGGGCGATTCCGTTGCCATGGCGGTCCAGGGCTGGGATACCACCCTGCCCGTAACCATGGATGAGATGATTTATCATACAAAACTTGTGACCCGGGCCTGCACAAGATCCCTGGTAGTGGGTGACATGCCCTTCATGTCCTACCAGAGTGGTCTGGATAAAGCTGTTGAAAACGCCGGGCGGTTTTTAAAGGAAGCCGATGCCACCGCTGTAAAACTTGAAGGCGGTGCTGCTGTATGTCCTGCCATTTCAGCCATGGTAAAAGCGGGAATACCTGTCCAGGCCCACATTGGCCTTACACCCCAATCCGTACATCAGATGGGGGGATTCAAGGTGCAGCGGGATGAAGAGCGTCTGCTCAAAGACGCCAAAGATGTTGAGGCTGCCGGGGCTTTTTCCGTGGTTTTGGAAGGTATTCCCTCTGCCATTGCTGAAAAAATTACCCAGGCCCTGTCCATTCCCACCATCGGCATCGGCGCCGGTCCCTTTTGCGACGGCCAGATTCTGGTGTTCCACGATATGCTGGGTATCAATGACGGATTTATGCCCAAATTCGTGAAAAAGTACGTGGACATCGCGGCCCTGGCTGCCCAGGGGCTCAATGAATATATTAAAGAAGTTCAGGATGGCAGTTTTCCGGCCAAGGAACATGAATACAAATAA
- a CDS encoding acetate--CoA ligase family protein codes for MTQLKEITATINNYIKNGIKSLNEDRAKKIFKKLGLPVVQEIRLESIEDIQEAAQTIGYPVVLKGLAKQMLHKTEAGMVEVGISNEVHLKEAAQRMKSRAGESFEAFLVQPRIQGRREFTAGMFKDPHFGPVIMFGVGGVLTEALKDMVLRLAPLSEVDLDNMLDNLKAKALLGSFRGETAINRAELKSVLRGLSDLAMACPGIREIDINPLIISPDGSPVAVDGLMILEKSENFNIQVHKNINFNGLQNIFYPKTIAFVGASAVPGKWGHTLPTNAYAGGFKGDIFLINPKGGTIMGRNVYKTIDDIEGDVDLAVVTVPASRVMDLIPALKKKHVKGMVLITSGFREVGDQGRQLEDEIMASAEKAGILVIGPNTMGLCNPHASLYVCGANALPLPGSIALVSQSGNLGTQLLAFAEQQGIGIRVFVGSGNEAMITIEDYMQALEPDDLTRTVVLYIESVKDGRRFFESAARLSKIKPVVVLKGGRTQDGEKAASSHTGAMASDAGVFNAVCTQAGIIQVEQPMELLDMSTVFSSLPMPKGGRVAIMTLGGGWGVVTTDLCAEYGLVVPKLSKEIIERLNNCLPDFWSHGNPVDIVGEGDPEIPKICLEELLKWDGCDAVIHLGIHGRRILVNAMANAALKADPDTTQEAADMFMANLLKEEEHYTRYTVEMTQKYNKPVVGVSLLTDELSRTLYRYDDLDYKGVFFPSPERAVKALAGMVRYKKWLDSAKYNI; via the coding sequence ATGACCCAGCTCAAAGAGATCACAGCAACAATTAACAATTACATCAAAAACGGGATCAAAAGTCTCAACGAAGATCGGGCAAAAAAGATTTTCAAAAAACTGGGATTACCCGTGGTACAGGAAATACGGCTGGAATCCATTGAAGATATCCAGGAGGCTGCTCAAACTATCGGTTATCCTGTTGTGCTAAAGGGTCTTGCAAAACAGATGCTGCATAAAACCGAAGCCGGTATGGTGGAAGTAGGTATCAGCAATGAAGTGCATCTAAAGGAAGCGGCTCAAAGAATGAAGTCCCGGGCCGGCGAAAGTTTTGAAGCCTTCCTGGTCCAACCCCGGATCCAGGGCCGAAGGGAATTTACCGCAGGCATGTTTAAAGACCCCCATTTTGGCCCGGTAATCATGTTCGGGGTAGGCGGTGTTCTCACCGAAGCCTTGAAGGACATGGTCTTGCGACTTGCCCCATTATCCGAAGTAGACCTTGATAACATGCTGGATAACCTGAAAGCCAAAGCCCTTCTGGGGTCATTCAGGGGAGAGACGGCTATAAACCGTGCAGAACTTAAATCCGTACTCCGTGGACTGTCTGACCTGGCCATGGCCTGCCCGGGAATACGCGAAATTGATATCAACCCTTTGATTATCAGCCCGGACGGCTCACCTGTGGCAGTTGACGGGTTGATGATCCTTGAAAAATCCGAAAACTTTAACATACAGGTGCATAAAAATATTAATTTCAATGGCTTACAAAACATTTTTTATCCCAAAACCATCGCTTTTGTGGGGGCCTCTGCAGTTCCGGGCAAATGGGGTCATACACTACCCACAAACGCCTATGCCGGGGGATTCAAAGGCGATATATTTCTGATTAATCCCAAGGGCGGCACTATTATGGGCCGGAATGTATACAAAACCATTGATGACATAGAAGGCGATGTGGATCTGGCTGTGGTAACCGTGCCTGCAAGCCGGGTAATGGACTTGATTCCCGCCCTGAAAAAAAAGCATGTCAAAGGCATGGTGCTGATAACCAGCGGTTTCAGAGAGGTCGGGGACCAGGGCAGACAGCTGGAGGATGAGATCATGGCTTCTGCCGAAAAAGCCGGAATCCTGGTCATCGGCCCCAACACCATGGGCCTGTGCAATCCCCATGCATCACTTTACGTTTGCGGAGCCAATGCCCTTCCACTTCCCGGCTCCATCGCCCTTGTGTCCCAGTCGGGCAATCTCGGCACCCAGCTTCTGGCCTTTGCCGAGCAGCAGGGCATCGGCATCCGGGTATTTGTGGGCTCAGGTAATGAAGCCATGATCACTATTGAAGATTATATGCAGGCTCTTGAACCCGATGACCTGACCCGCACCGTGGTCCTGTATATCGAAAGCGTGAAAGATGGGCGCCGGTTTTTTGAATCTGCCGCCCGGCTATCAAAAATCAAACCCGTGGTGGTGCTCAAAGGCGGAAGAACTCAAGATGGGGAAAAGGCTGCTTCCAGCCATACCGGAGCCATGGCCTCGGATGCAGGCGTGTTTAATGCAGTCTGCACCCAGGCCGGGATTATCCAGGTGGAGCAACCCATGGAGCTTTTAGATATGTCAACCGTATTTTCATCCCTGCCCATGCCCAAGGGAGGACGTGTGGCCATCATGACCCTAGGCGGCGGATGGGGTGTGGTCACCACAGACCTTTGTGCAGAATACGGACTTGTGGTGCCAAAACTTTCCAAAGAAATCATTGAACGGCTTAACAACTGCCTGCCGGACTTCTGGAGTCATGGCAATCCTGTGGATATTGTGGGCGAAGGGGACCCGGAAATACCCAAAATTTGCCTGGAGGAACTTTTAAAATGGGATGGGTGTGATGCGGTCATTCACCTGGGTATCCACGGCAGACGCATCCTGGTTAATGCCATGGCCAACGCTGCGCTGAAAGCAGATCCCGATACAACACAGGAAGCAGCAGACATGTTTATGGCAAACCTTCTCAAAGAAGAAGAGCATTACACCCGATATACCGTCGAAATGACGCAAAAATACAACAAACCAGTAGTCGGTGTCAGTCTTTTAACCGATGAATTGAGCCGCACCCTTTACCGTTATGACGATCTTGACTATAAGGGGGTATTTTTTCCTTCGCCGGAACGTGCTGTCAAGGCGTTGGCCGGAATGGTCCGGTACAAAAAATGGCTTGATTCGGCAAAATATAATATATAA
- a CDS encoding D-2-hydroxyacid dehydrogenase, whose product MKIVVLDGYTLNPGDLSWENFSEIGDLKVFDRTAPEEILERTTDANIVLTNKTMLTAENIAAMNKVEYIGVLATGVNVVDLEYTKTTGITVTNVPNYSGSSSAQMVFALILELTNRVGHHSQTVMDGKWSESKDFCYWDYPLVELEGITLGIVGYGGIGKAVARLGLAFGMNILIYNRSVPPDLPEGITYSDLDNLIKSSDIISLHCPLTPQTKGMINKDTLAQMKKTAYLINTSRGPLVVENELADALNKGIIAGAAMDVLEKEPPEKSCPLLTAKNCYITPHFAWATLASRERLMSIAVENIKSYLAGKPQNVVPKK is encoded by the coding sequence ATGAAAATAGTTGTTCTTGATGGATACACCTTAAACCCCGGAGACCTTAGCTGGGAAAATTTTTCGGAAATTGGTGATCTGAAGGTTTTTGACAGGACAGCCCCCGAAGAGATCCTGGAACGAACGACTGACGCAAATATTGTGTTGACAAACAAAACCATGCTGACAGCTGAAAACATTGCGGCAATGAACAAGGTTGAGTATATCGGGGTTTTAGCAACAGGGGTGAATGTAGTCGATCTTGAATACACAAAAACAACCGGTATTACGGTTACCAACGTTCCCAATTATTCCGGTTCTTCATCAGCGCAAATGGTTTTTGCCTTAATTCTGGAATTGACAAACAGAGTGGGACACCACAGTCAGACGGTGATGGACGGAAAATGGTCGGAATCAAAGGATTTTTGCTATTGGGATTATCCTTTGGTGGAATTGGAAGGTATTACCTTAGGCATTGTCGGTTATGGCGGTATCGGTAAAGCGGTGGCGCGACTCGGATTGGCTTTCGGCATGAATATTCTGATCTACAACCGCTCTGTTCCCCCTGATCTTCCCGAGGGGATCACCTATTCGGATCTGGATAACCTGATCAAATCCAGCGATATCATATCCCTGCATTGTCCGTTGACGCCCCAGACAAAAGGAATGATTAATAAGGATACCCTGGCTCAAATGAAAAAAACAGCCTATTTAATCAACACCTCCCGGGGGCCGCTGGTTGTGGAAAACGAATTGGCAGATGCATTAAATAAAGGTATTATTGCCGGGGCTGCAATGGATGTCCTTGAGAAAGAACCCCCGGAGAAGTCCTGCCCGTTGCTGACGGCTAAAAACTGTTACATTACGCCCCATTTTGCCTGGGCAACGCTTGCATCAAGGGAAAGGCTGATGTCCATAGCCGTTGAAAACATAAAAAGCTATCTGGCAGGAAAACCTCAAAATGTAGTTCCCAAAAAATAA
- the rsmA gene encoding 16S rRNA (adenine(1518)-N(6)/adenine(1519)-N(6))-dimethyltransferase RsmA yields the protein MTHPGELLKKNGLYAGKELGQNFLSSPATAQMIVDRTGVDKETIVLEIGPGLGAITLPLARACKQVVAVEKDRRIIPLLEEELAGEGICNVTIINQDILKTDIKQIAGTEKLVVIGNLPYNISSQILFKLITIRQVVTRAFLMFQKELAERLLSSPGSKDYSRLSAVVQYASKISRVTDLGANNFFPRPEVDSTVLRFDFFETQGMGEEDETLLFSVIKAGFSKRRKTLHNAMSGGELGLTKEIVGTALESAGIDSSRRAETLSVQEFIDLSKAVGKVRPMNHD from the coding sequence ATGACGCATCCTGGGGAGTTATTAAAAAAAAACGGGTTATATGCCGGAAAAGAGTTGGGGCAAAATTTTTTGTCCAGCCCTGCTACAGCCCAGATGATTGTAGATAGAACCGGGGTTGATAAAGAAACGATCGTACTTGAAATCGGTCCGGGTTTAGGGGCAATCACCCTGCCTTTAGCAAGGGCCTGCAAGCAGGTTGTGGCTGTTGAAAAAGACCGCCGTATAATTCCCCTGCTTGAAGAGGAACTGGCCGGAGAAGGAATCTGCAATGTTACGATTATCAATCAGGACATTTTAAAAACAGATATAAAACAGATCGCAGGGACAGAAAAACTTGTGGTGATCGGGAATCTACCGTACAATATTTCATCCCAAATCCTTTTTAAGCTGATTACAATCCGGCAGGTTGTAACACGTGCGTTTCTGATGTTTCAAAAGGAACTTGCCGAACGTCTTCTTTCATCACCCGGTTCCAAAGACTATTCAAGGCTTTCTGCGGTGGTTCAGTATGCATCAAAAATCAGCCGGGTTACAGATCTCGGGGCCAATAATTTTTTTCCCAGGCCGGAAGTGGACTCCACAGTCCTGCGCTTTGATTTTTTTGAAACCCAAGGCATGGGAGAAGAAGATGAGACCCTGTTATTCAGCGTAATCAAGGCAGGATTTTCCAAACGAAGAAAAACCCTTCACAATGCCATGTCCGGCGGGGAACTGGGCCTAACAAAAGAAATCGTGGGTACTGCGCTTGAAAGTGCCGGCATTGACTCCTCACGGCGGGCTGAAACCTTAAGTGTCCAGGAATTCATAGACCTGTCCAAGGCAGTTGGAAAGGTTAGACCCATGAATCATGATTGA